acaATTTTGAAATGTAACTTGGCAGccatttttttgaactttttttttaaaaattttgtcaatttttttttaaatttttattttattttataaatattccaacaaaataataattttaaattgtattatattttttatgttccagccaatttataaaataaaataaaaattaaaaaagtattgacaaattatttttttaaaaaaaggaagttcacaaaatttacaatttcaaaaatgatagttgaaagaattaaataaaaaaattcaaaaaaagatCCTCTAAAATTGTTGTCAAAGCAgtgatttctttaaaaaaaaaagttcaatccGTTGATATCGCTGCCAACCTAGCGattatctttttataaaaaaaaaaattccaattcAATATAATCGCTgctattttccaaaaaaaatactaaaaagaaattaagaaaaatcgctgtcaattaaaaaaatattttttattgaaaacgTTGTCATAATAGTGatcttaaactttttttaaaaaatagtttttgcaAAAATGCAGAAGGAGTagcgatttttttaaaattttttttagacaAAATCACTCATCGAGCAACGATTTTTATGTGTTAACGACGTTAAAATAAATCACTACGTCAGCAATTTTATCCTTTGATTATAAATTCTTTTGAtgtatttatcaatttttttgtccAATAGACTCTGGAGtcacttaatatatataattgaaatgtGAATCCTTATCATTCAATGGCCTTAGAAAAAGTAAGGTCGAGGAGAGTGATCCTTATCATTCAATAGCCTTTGAAGCAATTGCATTACCTCACATACCTAAGATAAATTTAATCACCAGGTTATGGGATTGGATACAATTGCGGCTGTGATTGAATCTGACCACTCAACAATGTTCAAGGACCTAAAGCTAAACATGAGAGAaaggttttaatattttttttaattatatatatttttatttaaaatctacttttctacttttttaaatatgaagtcattacttattattttatagtcAATTcgttttagtaatttttttttcgataaaaaatGTAGCTAATAGATTCAATCAATCTCTATTGAGATATTGTTGaccttaaataaaatttaatcaactataattttaaaaaacttctTTCGATTGAGACAATTACATCAACTgttaacaatattaaaaaataatgtcattCTTTGATAAATgtttaagatattttaattatgaataaatatttaaagtttgataaaaataaaatgaactacatatatataataaaaatattcttttagaaaaaaatatagtcaattttttttaagaaaaaaaatctaacacAAATTAGTTGTAAGTAAATGATTGAAACACTATTCTATAATGTGTTTGCCATGTACTCTTCTCTGAAGTAAATAATGAAGATGATACAtacattcaaataattttaaatatatttataaaggtATCATCGTCCAATTTCTACGATACATATTTATGAAGTTGTTTCGCACTTTAATTAAggcaaaaaagaattataaatgaCTAAAATTGTGTGAAAAAAACGTTCTCTGTTTATAGTTTAGCTTAAAAATACTCTAACATTCAATACTTTGTTAAAAAATGTTCTTAAATTATGCGGAAAAAAAATGTCTCCCATTTATAATTTAGTCCAAAAATGTCCCTGTCAtcaattttttggttaaaaGATGTCCAAACTGTTATTTAATGGGCCCAAAATGCTCATTTTccaaacaaatatattattattttcttttaaatacaTTCTTTTTCCAATAGCGTTTTTTAAATTAGCAAATGTTTATGGcttcaattcaaaatataaaattaaaaatgaaagtatttcttattttattatcattatataaatataaattaatgatgtATTTACTATAATCTTATATACGTGACATCTAGCTTTTCAAAGAAATGATGTAAATGGATGTCCACAGACTCCTAGGCGGGGCTTTAAGGTGAATGGTATGGATTCTGTGATTTCACCGATTCGTACTAAATAAAGAACTAATGAATCCCCTTCTCGTTGCCATTGAACCTGCCAATCAGATAAGTTGCGTTGGAATTGATAAAGTTTTGTGGAGTTCATAATTGCATAAAAGGAGCCAAAGTAATGGATGCAGCGCGTTGAGGCACTTCTTCGACGGTCCCCGTACGCCTGGCCTGCCTGCCCATTTATTGAAAGAGTACATAaagttattctattttaaataaaatgagattaagaagaaaaaaatacttcCTACATTTTTATTCGTTAAAGTGattttagaagaaagaaaacaagaCTAATGTTCTTTAATAGGAGTAACATTTTAATAAGAAAGATgtgttcaaaaaataaataaataaataaataaataaataaatatatatatatatatatatatatatatatatatatatatatatatatatatatatatatatatatatatatatatatatatatatatatatattcgtcaAAAGgcattttgacccattttgtaACTAAAAGGGCATTTTCGGAATAAAGTATTGACGGCAAAAGTATTTTTGAACTAAAATATTAACGGTAAGGACATTTTTGAGTCAAACTACATTCGAAAGACATTTGTTCCTTTCACATTGTTTAAGAGtatttttaacccttttcccttaattaaataaaacttttactaaattttatcaatttttgataaacaaacaacaagaaaaaaaattaaaagtttaatgaaataatttggaTAACTAATGAAGTTAGGAAATGAGAGACttgaatttatttcatttttcagaaaaaaatatgaagcacaattatttcccaaaaataaaatgtctTTAAAAGAATATGAATGAGAATAAAACTTTGTCGCATCTCTTATTTATTCAAATCCTTTCATACTCGTTGAAAAATTTAAGTCGAAAATACAAATGCACTTAATAGCTTAATCCTTAATATCTGAATCATTCTGATTCTTATCTCCATCAAATACAAACATATGAGGCTTAAGACCCTTTATAGCATTTTTGTACACCTAAGAGATACATTACTGATTTTTGACAGGTACATGGACTAGACAACTGCAAGGCCAGGGTGAATATAATCCTCATAATTCTAttgacttatttatattttgacaaatttgtTGATGATTTATATTAATCGGTGATTACACTTGTATTCTCAGAGTATTGATTTGAATAACATATACTTGGTCATTTAGCAGCTGATGAATTCTGATATTTTGAAGGATGATGATAAATCATATTGATATCTATTTACATCATGATAAGtgagtagtttttttttttttttaatgatttcgataattatgatttatgtatgtACTAAAACCCCAAAGATAATGAATCAGCAGCAACTACACTAGTTGAATAATCCTTGACTAAAGTTTTGATGACATGTTAACTAACAAAAAATCAACAGATTTAAATGAAGGAAGCGAGATTAGAGTAACCTCGTTAAAGGATAAGATGCGGGAAAACTTAAATGGTTCAGGCATGTGAAGAGGAGATGCACCAGTGCAAAGGTATGAGAGGCTCGACATGAATGGTTACAAAAGAGGCAGAGAtggaatgaaaaaatattgaaaagaggTGATAAGACAAAACATTACGCATGTCTAAACATAACCTAATTAGGTAGTTGAAAGGTATCTTGCTTAGTCTTTCATACTAGTAGTCATGGTATCACTATAAGAGTTTCTTGTTATTCCATACTTTCTTTAGCTTTCTATCTCGGCTTCTTCACTTCATTGTTCAAATTGCTTTGTATTGTTCTTACTTGAGACATTATCTATcgaaaacaacctctctatcaGGTATCACGCTACCTTTAAGAGACCTCGAGAGGACAATGGATATATGTTACCTTTTTGAGGCCTCACTTTGTGGGATTATAGGAAAGGCAAAACAATGTGCTCGAGCACAAGAACTCACGCTCAGTGATTCACAAAGACTGCAGAACAGTTCCAGTTGGCAACGATCCCAGTCCTGGCGCATGGATATGTGTTGTTGCAGATACAAGTGAAATCTCTAACTAATAAAGCTCTGATTTTCAGGTAATGTTAAACTATATTCAACATAGCCCAATATCAAGAGTACCAACACCAATGTAGCTACGTTAAGCAAGAATACTCAGTTTAGTTTGCTGCAAATTGATGAGTTTTACTAGGAAGATGAGTCAAAAAAGAAACAAACCCTATTGGTTTGAACATCTCCAAAGGTTCGAATTAAATTGTATCATCCACATTGCAACCCGACTAAACAGGAAGTCCAACACAAGATGTAACACAGAGACAATTTCATATCCAATGAAATTCGAATTCAAAATCTCTGCATCAACCAATTCAATTTCTGTATTATCTAAGTGGAATAATTTAGAGGAATGTAtagagttgaaaagaaaagaaagaagcaaattaaataaatagggCTAAACTCATGGTATAAATTTGTCAAAGCTATAACAATAATTACAACATAGAACCAGCAATTTCCTGGTAGGTGTAACTGATTTCATGTATCGCcaaacatatacaattcataattttttttaatcctttCTCAATTTGAAGAATCTGAATTAAGTACAAGATAACGATATTGAAATTCGAAGCAGTTCTAAGGTGAACGGTTTGGAGGACGAACAGAGATTTGAACTGGAATTGGGCGACCCGTACCTGTACCTCCACAGCTGCTGCAACCCATCCGACCCGACCCGGCACAAGTCCGACAACCTACATCTCCATCTGACCAGCGTGAACACATACATGAAACCCGACCCGTTCCATTACAACTAGGGCACCGAGGAAACTGACTTGGACCCATCATCGTCTTCTGGTCCATAACTGATTTCACCAGTGCGGCACCAGCTAATACACTGAGACCTAATTGAGTAAGAACAATTGGACCCATAATTTCAGATACAACAGTGAATGAGTTATTGTTGTTGAATTTGGGGGAAGAGAATATgagttttgttgttgtttttttgtaaaattagaAATGGAAATGAAGTGGTTGATATGTTGTACACGTTAAAGGGTGTGAACCTGGTGAATTTAAGGAGGCTAAGGTTTTGGAATTTAGCAGGAGATGGATTtgattactattttttttttttttaaattttactggTTCTGGCTGGTacacttgttttttttcttcatgcgtgtaagtttcttcttttttgatttAATCACGTATTCTCGTTATATATTAGATATTGATATTTTTacgatttaaaaatatatattcgtTATACTAACAAACAcatatgtattataattttgtgtacatattcaatatttattaaatattaaattgatagaaaatattatatttttatttaatcttccgttaaaataaaaaatacatactCTAACTTTTGAATAACAAGagcattaatattttaaaaatatgatagtgCTATGAAATATActtgttattttttcaattaaaaatataattatgaaattagcatGTCGAGAAACATAATCTCAAAGGAAATTTTGCAATGCCTTAATTtattagattaaaattttaaattttgtagagagatgtcaaaatatatatatatatatatatatatatatattagtttgaCTTTTACATATGATAGTAATTTTTTTGACAAGAGGAGTTTGCGACTCGACTTCCCTATGGACAACGGGTCGGCTTGtactcttctttttttattattaaacttTATAAGAATTGGATTTTGCTTCTTCCACTTGATTTCTCCagatacttattttattttttattgttttgttttcttaCTTTATGTAAGCAAAaatcttgttttcttttattttagatttatcaataaaatggACTTGTGGCCCAcccaaaatttgaaagaaaaaaattaagaaaaagagaTGCACTTGTTCTTGCCTTCTTGGAAACAACTCTCCTTTTCGCAAGTTAGGTTATAATACACAATACACGATTTTTTATCTAATAagtaataaacaatgaaatcaaTCAATAAACTACCATCCTAATTAATAATTAActgttataaatatattttatatattagtatgaatatttattattttatttacgtAATATAAGAGTGAAGAAATACAAATATCCTCATTGATATATCTGCTTATAtgataaaagatattttgaaattatttgtgTATTCTTGTTTAAGTCATTGTATCTTCTTGCTTTAGAGATgtacttctttatttattagACCAAAACATTAACATGTATCTACGTATCAAAAATCACTCTTTTGTTAGAAAAACATGTTGATGAACAGGCCACAAGTTAAGCAACACATCCAATTAAAGCTACAAGGTGGAAATTGCTCAttttggtgggataattggCTAGGCAGTGGACCATTAGCTCACCTTACCTCAAGCAACAATAGACTCAGTAACTCCAAAGTTGCAGATTTTTGGGAAGAGGGAGATGGAGTTTGAGCAAACTGTTGGAGCAAGCACCCGCTAGTCACCTCTCCAACATACTAGCTACATACATCTCCCCCCTCCAGCAGTTACCAGATCATGC
This DNA window, taken from Solanum lycopersicum chromosome 5, SLM_r2.1, encodes the following:
- the LOC101243890 gene encoding uncharacterized protein — its product is MGPIVLTQLGLSVLAGAALVKSVMDQKTMMGPSQFPRCPSCNGTGRVSCMCSRWSDGDVGCRTCAGSGRMGCSSCGGTGTGRPIPVQISVRPPNRSP